The Apostichopus japonicus isolate 1M-3 chromosome 1, ASM3797524v1, whole genome shotgun sequence DNA segment TGTTGCCACTATGTTGCCACTATAGTTGCCACTATGTTGCCTCAATTGTGTCGCCGTTTTTACTATAACATATATCAAGTCGAGTTTCTAGGACCTTGCACATAGTTTCGTTTAACAACTATGACAGACTTTATAAGTCTACATGTAAAACCTATATAAGTCTACTTGCTTTCAATTCAGCGTAGCTTGAACGATGCTTTACGTATTCCTCAATATATTTTGTCGTGTTTCTTTTCTGTGCTCTTCCTTTGTCTGTGACGCCCAACACACTCGTCAAATATCACCTATGTGTTCTATGAGAGAAACATAAAGACGCTACGCCGGGAACATTTTTCTCCCATCAGATCTTGCGACAATGTGTCTAAGGTAAAATCAGAGCATGACAATCCAAAGCTAAAGGAGAGCTCTTCGTTCTGGTTTGCTAAATCCACATTATTCTTTGGAGGCCAATTTTTTAATCAGCCACTAAAATTGTCAAGGCTTTCGAGTTCTCATTCCCAGAAATTTCATTCCatttgaaaaaattaaataaaaaagtgactAGATGGGTTCGAAATGTGGATTAATTTCGTCTCTAAAAGCAGTCATGTTTGAGGAGGACTTGAATGTTGTCGCGCCTGTTGGGTTTAGTTCAGATAGCATGGATTCTGGATATACCCAGTAAATTATCTAGGTTACTTCTGTTGTCTTTCCATTAAAGTTTATGCCGTGACTAAACTCGGATGTGTTCTATCTTAAACACTTGAAAAGGACAAGTGCTGCAAATAATCTAGGCCAAGGTTGTTTGCACTGTATTGATTATATATTACAGTATTCATTCTTGACGAAAGATGGGGaaacaaaattgaagaaaaaaaaagaaatgacaaGAGAAGACCGAACCTAGGGTAGGTAAAGCCATTCAGTAAGATAAGAAGATTGGGCGTTACGTCACCGGAAATCTAATTTTAAAGATCCGTTTCCATTATTAATGAATTACAGGAATGAATGAATACCCGTACGACAAAAAgaagtaataaataaaatgattacAAATTTACTAAACAATTAAGCATATAGCAATATGTGGTTGTAACGCTTTCATTGCAAACACTGCgttccaataataataatacaaattgtTCGTAACagttgttttcctttaaattaatcaattatataaataatatcagaCTAACCGGCCTGAAATGCTAGTTTTGTCTTCTGATGCTCTTTTCCTATTTTCACACATATATTTCTTAATGGATGGACTCAAGGTCACTGTTTTATGTCTCATTTACCACTAAATGGGTAAATGGGCATAGGATCACACAGAAGAAAAATGTAATAATCGTGTCGAAAGCAATGTTTTAAAACCATCTTGCGTcagttttcaaagaaaaactTGTGGCGCCCTTGCTGTTCAGAAGTCGCTAAACGAAGTAGTGGCGCTATTACAGTAAAGGAAACGGCTAACATCTCTATAAAAACTTAATTATTTCGATGAAAATTCTCCAGTTATGAGATGATTCATGTTTTACGTTAACAACAAATCAATTCAACCCGTTAGAACATGGAGAAGAAAAGGTAATTTTCTAATTCACTCACTACAATGAACCatgtactaaatatatataaaaaaatgcgGGGTGGGGAAGCGGAAGTAGAACAAGTAGTAAAAATAAGTGACTGTAAAAAGTAACTGCtattattgaaaacaaatgttGACGTTTAACAGGTTAACCGGCTAATTCTTTTTTTCTATAATTGTAAACCAGTTAGCTGGTTCATTCTTTGGGCGCTTAAGCAATTATCAAGAACGTTGGTCCCCtctgattttctttttgtggCTGAGGAAATTCGCTTATCTAAAATATCTTAAAATTAATCTTATATCTCAAAGTATACTAGCTTAGAGTATAACGTGACTATCGAAATTTCGAGAAATTCCAAATATACCAGGGGTTCGCAAAAACATTTAGAATGTAATAAATGCTGCCACAGGGAGTAAAAATCTTTCTTATTTATGAAACGAAGAACACTTGATACTAATTGGCTAAACTTACAATTATGCGACCAAAATCgttgtaatatttcatataatgcttatatatataatatatatatatatatatatataccaaccaTGTGAAGTCACGTGCCACGTTATCAAGGGAAAATAGCTCGGGTTATTCTCTAAAATGGAACGAAGAACACTTGATGCTAATTGGCTAAACTTACAATTATGCGACCAAAATCgttgtaatatttcatataatgcttatatatataatatatatatatatatatatatatatatatatatatatatatatatatatatatatatatatatatatataccaaccaTGTGAAGTCACGTGCCACGTTATCAAGGGAAAATAGCTCGGGTTTTTCTCTAAAATGGAACTATATAATTTACGGCTCACTTAAATTGTATGAAAAAGTACACATCGGAATAGAACTAGATCGCACATGGATATCAAAGACATAAAGTACACTGGAGATACTCACCGTGGGGACGTGGTGTCTTAGTTTCAAATCTTTCACCTAGAACAGAATACTCAGTGGCATAGAAACGAAAGTAGCCCATGACGAAATCAAtggatcatttttttttggccgtAGCCAATATTCAGTCTGTGAATTTGTCATGCATACATATTAGAATCAAACAGCAACAATTTTGTGCTATTGACGGGTGGCATTAACTTTCTCTTATTTGCAAAAGTGAAAGAGTTTTTAATTGATATGTTCTTGTTGGCTTTATAAATCATTGAGTCACTGTATATGTTAGTCAAACACTCATTTCTAAATTTTAAAGGGCAGAGCCTCGAGACGTGATATGCAAACGAGCGGAGAAACGAGTGTTCCATATTGTTTCgtcaaatattacaaaagatGGTCATAATACTGTTAGGAATGCAACATGAAAAGTCATGTTTATAGTCACGGTTAACTCATTGAGATAACGCTAAATGCTAAAAACTCGGCTAGAATATATAACTAGATTAATATCATGGAAACTGGTGAGCCCCAAAAAATTTGAGAGTGAAAGGAATCTTTTTTAGGGTAAAAGATTAACACTTCAAATGAAATCTTGTTAATGCAATCACTATCTAAGCATATAAATGTTCCAATTTAGATTTGTAGCATAGGTTACTGATCATTCATAGTGAAATATGTAGTAGAGTTAGTAAAGAGAAATTAGGCGTTGTCAATGTAAACAGAGTAAAGAACGAAACGTTAAAACGCAacaattgtattttatattgtaaTAAGGAAGAGTGGAAATTATCTTCCTTTTAAGCAGGATAATCCTTACGGCTTTCGTGCAAGGCTGAAATTCTTTGTTTTTACAGTACTGGTTTACGTTTGAGCATGAGTGTTACATATTTAGAGTGACAACTCGTTCTCTCTTTCTGAAATCATATTTCTTAGCATATACATTTGATTGGAATTAGTATTAAAACAGACCGCCAGCAGGTTTAGGGATTCCTTGCCTAATAATTACTCGATTGATAGAGCTACTGAGCAAAATGTATCGTGGAGTCAGGTACCAGATCATCATATCAGATAACTTGATTATTGCAAAGGTATTTCCCTTCTGAATGTACATGGCAGATAACAGTCATTAAtggaagtggggaggggggggggggggtggttctcTCAGCTACTTTTACGAGGAAAGGTTAAATCCTACGACAGTTAGCGTGACAGAAAAGACATTCATCATAATCGAGTTTGCCCGCTTACAAAGTCtccaaactttgacctctgttgacttcaaattACATTCCATCAGCATCATATTTGGGCAAATATTTAGAAAATATCTGTCActaaatgtactttttgagataaaaatcataataaagGCAACTGTAAGTCATAATACAATATGGCATCTGGTGTAACAGCGAatcatatgatgtcatttttaaaatttccagAGTGTATCCTCTgctgaactcaaatgacctgtACCCTCCATCAAAAGCAACAGGGTTCTTGTTTTCATTACAGAGAAGCAATAGCCATATATACCACCTAATGTACTTTCCCAGCTGGAAATATCGTATCTACATAGTGTTAAGGTTTTACACCTAGCGACCTTATATGAGCTCTGATGTACATGAAACTTTGTACAGACTACACAATACACAATACGCATTGATTCCTTatgccttcggcaaggaataaaaTGGCTTTGGTAAAGCGTTACGTactagaatatttaaaaaagttcTGAGGGGTCTAAGCGATCTGTGATGTGCCGAGAGTTTAATATTTAGAGGTTACAAATAAATACTCCGGAAAATGTAGACATGTTTGACATTATGCAGTTatgaattatttttatttcgGATTGGTCATTCTGCAAATGTCAAAGAGACGTAACTAGGCCTGATCGAAGTCATAACAGGGTGATAAACAAAATCAAGTATTGTACATTAATTATAAAGAACATTAATATGCTaagcaacacacacacacctttaGCGTTAAGTTGAAAATGTTATGTCCTAAGAGTGAATCTACAATTATTAAGAAAAAACGAAataagacaatatatatatatatatatatatatatatatatatatatatatatatatatatatatatatatatatatatatatatatatatatatatatatatatatacacacaaagtCAACGTTTATTCGTGGTAAAACTGTCGTACTTGAATCAAAGTCTTACTAGACTCTGAAAGTATGCATAAGCGGATGATACTATCATGGTTAGAACAACTTGCAGCTTCAATgttgacaataaatatatatatatatatatatatatataaatatatatatatatatatatatatatctatatctgaaatcaaatgaaaacacACTGGGTTGATATAAGGCGATAACAAGACCCGTTCCTTCGCGAATATGGTATATAACATCTTATACACTTACATGCGTCttggaaatatttcaaatatccTATGGTATCCTTTCGTCAGCAATTTGTCTATACATCGGTAATTTGTATCTTAACCAATTTTAACatcaaatatcagaaaaaaagaaaaggaaataataattaatttctAGGTGTGTAACAAGAATGAGAAAGTCAAATCGATCATAGATATATAAATTCATTTTAAACAATATAATGAAACTTGTTTCCCTTTATAGGCGAAAAGCTAACATTGACTGTAAGAGATTATACGAATAAGACAACTATAAAGTGAATTTCACTTGTTAATTTCACTTATTGCATTACTAGTATTATGTCTGATGTGACTTTCAGGAGCAAACCAGAAAGTAAACTGACCGAAAATCTCCAGACAAGTTTTTAACACTTCTATAGTTAAAAAAACTAACTTTACAAGAAATTGTTACTTTCTAATTAACGAATCTttagaaaatataaattaagaacAAAAAGATCAAATGACTCTTTTCaattccaaagaaaaaaaaagaacggaAAAAATCTTTCCacatagttaaaaaaaaaacggcacaTCTAGTTTATTAAAAAGGGAAATATGATAAGGGGCAAAGATTAAGAGCAATTGCAGATGATTCAGACTAAAAAGGATAAGGCCCCTGCTCAGTTAGCCCTGGCTCCACCGCTGTTAGCTTAATATGTACTTTATAGTGTATTGGTCGTTGAGACGAACTTGTTCTGGACATGTCTTTATCTATGTTAATCGACCATGGAGCCACAACAAAGGACAGTTAAGTTAACAGAGACTAAATTTGTAGGACTACAAACATTTTTAAGGTCTTAGGCATGTAAATGGTTATATTTTACGTGCATAACGTATGCGAGTAAGTAGTGATACTAAATTAATATGTTTACAGGGTGCATCTAATTTACTTACTTGAGACATAATTTCATTGTGAATAATTGTCCATCTATTGTTAACTTATACAATTAAGTCTTTTGAATTGCTGAGTTATGCACTGGTTGCAGTAGAAAAGTTGAAAATTATCTAAAAATTACTGGatttgtaattaaaataattCATTCAGGCGGCGtcaaaaatgttacaatatacAGTAAGTTGTCACTTTGTGACACTTATGCGAAAGTTTTAAAGAGAATACATAGgactgtaatttttttttacgtcATCGACATGTAAATGGTTCTATTTTACGTGCATAACGTGTGCGAGTAAGTAGTGATACTTAATTAATATGTTTACAGGGTGCATCTAATTTACTTACTTGAGACATAATTTCATTGTGTATAATTATGCAGCGATTGTTAACTTATAAAATTAAGTCTTTTGAATTGCTGAGTTATGCACTGGTTGCTGTAAAAAATTTGGAAACTTCTCTAAAACTGACTGAAATGGTAATTAGAAGAATTCATCTAGACGGCGtcaaaaatgttacaatataaGTCCTCACTTTGTGACACTTATGCCAAAGTTTGAAAAGGGAATTACGTGTACATGAAATTCATAAATGCGTCAGTTTTGTTAAACTAGATGCTTGAGTGatgatttatatatacattaaaagccagatacaaacatttcaaaaggCAACGAGACTTATTTTGAACCTTAAATGTACGGTCTGTCAATTTGTCATTGCTTAGCCTGCACTATGTGTTAATTCCATCATTTAAAGTACCGACTAAGAAGTGTGTCCCATTTGCTGGTTTGTTGAAACTGACATATTAACTTGCACTGAAATAGGAGGCATCGTAATCGATATGACTTGTTTCGTATCATTTATTGCTTGCTCTTCTGTAATCTTTTCCCAACTGCGTGGGATGATTGCTGGTGAACATTTATAATGCTTGGCAATTTCTTCATTATGTGTCTTCATTACCCATTTCCAGTAATATTGGTTCCTCGGTAACAGCTCAATTTTCGGTAGTATTCTCCATGAAGGAAAGTCATTCTTGTAATCTTTACAACGCTTTTGCTGACCACGATATGTATATATTGCGATCTCTGACCCTACACGAGTTTCACAGTCGGCAGTCTCCAAATGGGGAGTATTTTGGCATTTCCCTCCAGAAATTCCACTTGGCAAATGTGTTAGAGCGAAGTGATATCCATGCTTTGGACCCTTGGGAAGAGCATTTTCACACGGAGCACCGCATAAAGGACATTGTTCAAAGCACATGGTATTTGACACGAATGATAAAATGTTATCCAAGAGGCCTGACTTTCTTAAAAACGACTTCATCCCATTTGCATTTGGAGAATCAGGTAAATTAAGCTGTTGCAtaataattttaccaaaatCCCGCTTAACAAATGTGGTGAATTCCTTGATGAAGAAGCTTAGATCTTGAACATTGTATGACAGTGGCTCCTTTGAAATTTCAGGTCTTACAGAAATTTTGTTAGAATTGAGTGCTCGGAAGAAGTTATGAACCCAAAGCTTGAAGAGACTTGAATCATGCTTAGCTTCTTTTGTGTCTTTTATATCAATGTTTGCATGTTCAACTGCCTCTTTTAGCCTGTTAATCATACTGTTCACGGCATCATCCGCTTGGTAACGCATTGTGAGATTTTGGCCCTTCATTTGGCAACACAAAATGGATGTTTGTGTTGTAAGGAAAGAAAATAGATACTTCATTGGGTCTCTTGTATATGTAATGTAGTCCAAACCGCAGTTCTGTTTAATCAAGTTGAATAAGACAAACTCATTCATCGATCTGTTGTCAGGTCTGTGTGTCAAGATATATTGCAGAACGTGTTCTTTAAGAAAATCATAAACATACGAAACAGCCAATGGAGTAAGTATGTCTTGGAACACTTGGATGACTCGATGTGCAAGATCATCGGATTTGCAGAATGCGAGAAAATCTTTACGTAGTGACTCCTTTTCGTTTTCCATCAATGCTAAAAATGAATTTTCAGCTTCGTACTCTCGCTGGCGTTGTAAGGCAATATCACACAGTTTTCCACAAATGTGAAGCATCACCTTCGCCTTAAGAAGGCAGTGAGGTTCAGATGAAAATCTTCTTAGAGAGAGCTTTTGCAGGGCATCACGTAATACGCACTGCAGAAGATTTGCATCAAACTTCTTTTCATAAATTCTCTCCTCCATGTCCATTAAACATTCGTCTATTATTCCCTTTAAATTATTAGTATTGCGTTGGAACCATTGTTCGACATGACGACTATCTCCTTTTGTTGGAAAGTAATCAACCCAGTTATTGTCAACAGCATGCTTCTttattcccccttttcttagAAGGTTTTCTATTCCTGACGAAATAGCCATATCCATTGTTATAGAAAGAAGTAGATCCTCACAAGTTGCGATTAGTGCTTCTTCAGACATCACGGTACGAGGAAAATCTTTTTCCTGTTCTTTCACCCATTTATTCCAGTTACTGGCAAAAAGTTTTTCAAGATCATGTTTTTGAGAACTTTTAAGTCTAGAGGCAGTAAGTTCGGCATCTTCTCGAAGTTTGGTTCTTAGCTTTGCCATAGCGCTGGGTATATCAttctgtaatttttttgtgGTAATGTCATTTCCAAGAACTGCCATGACTTGAATCTTTTCCTCCGTTATTGCTGCCACAATTTGCTGATCAACGCTTTTCTTATGGCTTAAAATGAAGTCTTTCCGGGGATGCTCTGATGCATATTTAGAAAATGAATCATGAATATGTTCCTTTTTACTGTTGAGGTCTTTGTTCAATTCCTTTTGTATATTGGTCACCAACTCTTCAGGATTATCATGTGAATTAAGTATTTTTCTTCGCCAGAGTGAAATTGTTTGGATTAAGTCCAATTTCATTTGCTTGATCCATACATTGACTTCCATACAGAGGTTATCAAAATCCACGGCTTTTATGCTGTCCTGAAAATTGAACAAGAACTTTTCATCTTTAACAGCTTTCCAAACGTCACGAATCCTTTGATTAAATGTTGAAACAGTGAACTGAGGTTTGATCTTTTGATCTGTTACATCATTTAATATGCTGTTTTTAACAGACATAACTGTATGGCCATACATCTCATGAGGTGGAGACATTGCTCCAGTCCACAAAGGTGGGAAGTATTGCACGTTTTCTCCATTAATGCCACGTCGTAGGTCAAACACATCAGAAAATTGTTCGTAGCGACTTCCAAATCCTTCTTTTTTGGAGGCTTCCTTTATAGCTTTGTTCAGAGTGCTTTCTATTTGAGTCATGCTTactttgtttctcttttcagCTGTGACTTTGGAAACTCGTTGCTGAACTATCCTACACTGAGAGTGGAGgttaacttttttcattctAATTAATGCATGAGCGGCGATTTGTAATAAGCCGATCATTTCAGGACCGACGTTTTCGCCTGCTATGTTTAGCAGCGTAACATCCGATATGCACAACACAAGAGTGACAATTTCATTGTCGAATCGAATATCGTCTTTAGATATTCTCTCTTGTGATTGTATTCcttctgaatctatgagaaataTAAACTTCACCCCTAGCTGGTCAACGAAATCATCAGCTACCTTTAACACACGCAGGAAAAGTCCTTTAGTGCACTGCCCTGATCTGACAGGAAACTGTACCCCAAACATTGTATTCAGCAATGTGGACTTCCCACTACTCTGCACACCAACAACACACATTACTAATATTGGAGGGTCTCCAAGTTTGGCTCTTAACTGAGTTAGCACACTTGACACCCATGATAATGGTATGCGTCCTGTGTCCCCATCCATTATTTCAATAGCATGTCCATTTAGAAGTAGGCTAGATGCATGTGTAGGCAGTATAAGAACATTTGTTTCTTCATTGGTTATATTCTCCAGTTCTTCATGAGCTTCATACCACTGTCCTAATTCACGAATGAAATTCTCCCAACCAAAGCTTTTATCTCTGATCTCTCCTGCTTCCTTTAGCCGCAATTTTTCAAGACGTTGCCTTCTATGTCTTAGGTCACTTTCTTCATGGTCGCGTTCTGACTGGTCACTGTCTTCGTCGACAGCATTGATCTTATCTTTGATGCACACATCCAGCTCTTCTATTGCCCCCTCCAGCTTAACGATGTTATCTAAATTTTCTCTTACGTTTTCGTCTTCCATTCGACGTAATTCCTCTTGAAGATAT contains these protein-coding regions:
- the LOC139968623 gene encoding interferon-induced very large GTPase 1-like isoform X2, which produces MLKGNASVAELFWGKIGALDYRARSREFLKTCMLESKHELSVRDFVFAFLHCSDNFLRQDVLEKMSACQLAVPIILHGVESVNSTFLKWSLRRIVKEWKRINFTAVEHHIVTVPIFSVSFLRIGSIKNFSKSTVLNYLLGPLQGHHKFSYFVSKEEDSVRPKFSEGCVEGVWYLPTNSNGSEKLKWIIAIFNLRGDATAFPASTKFMCKASNVTIAFIAKRNKDRLKSASTTIRSYTKIHKFIMIDDERQSAPKTPQKWNKDCLHVRFLKIENLCEEICCTIIKYRKKCPDTDLRSLESLDEYCEGIDLEDDDESFRKARTSLKELFDLGNIADLAKFKETTFPLQSVWRDWVNIDKEPIKPSSESEKSVDLLLEEIKSKKVDKRKKQLDCGLSKPMEHFRKELNETGNDVERFGYFVSYLQEELRRMEDENVRENLDNIVKLEGAIEELDVCIKDKINAVDEDSDQSERDHEESDLRHRRQRLEKLRLKEAGEIRDKSFGWENFIRELGQWYEAHEELENITNEETNVLILPTHASSLLLNGHAIEIMDGDTGRIPLSWVSSVLTQLRAKLGDPPILVMCVVGVQSSGKSTLLNTMFGVQFPVRSGQCTKGLFLRVLKVADDFVDQLGVKFIFLIDSEGIQSQERISKDDIRFDNEIVTLVLCISDVTLLNIAGENVGPEMIGLLQIAAHALIRMKKVNLHSQCRIVQQRVSKVTAEKRNKVSMTQIESTLNKAIKEASKKEGFGSRYEQFSDVFDLRRGINGENVQYFPPLWTGAMSPPHEMYGHTVMSVKNSILNDVTDQKIKPQFTVSTFNQRIRDVWKAVKDEKFLFNFQDSIKAVDFDNLCMEVNVWIKQMKLDLIQTISLWRRKILNSHDNPEELVTNIQKELNKDLNSKKEHIHDSFSKYASEHPRKDFILSHKKSVDQQIVAAITEEKIQVMAVLGNDITTKKLQNDIPSAMAKLRTKLREDAELTASRLKSSQKHDLEKLFASNWNKWVKEQEKDFPRTVMSEEALIATCEDLLLSITMDMAISSGIENLLRKGGIKKHAVDNNWVDYFPTKGDSRHVEQWFQRNTNNLKGIIDECLMDMEERIYEKKFDANLLQCVLRDALQKLSLRRFSSEPHCLLKAKVMLHICGKLCDIALQRQREYEAENSFLALMENEKESLRKDFLAFCKSDDLAHRVIQVFQDILTPLAVSYVYDFLKEHVLQYILTHRPDNRSMNEFVLFNLIKQNCGLDYITYTRDPMKYLFSFLTTQTSILCCQMKGQNLTMRYQADDAVNSMINRLKEAVEHANIDIKDTKEAKHDSSLFKLWVHNFFRALNSNKISVRPEISKEPLSYNVQDLSFFIKEFTTFVKRDFGKIIMQQLNLPDSPNANGMKSFLRKSGLLDNILSFVSNTMCFEQCPLCGAPCENALPKGPKHGYHFALTHLPSGISGGKCQNTPHLETADCETRVGSEIAIYTYRGQQKRCKDYKNDFPSWRILPKIELLPRNQYYWKWVMKTHNEEIAKHYKCSPAIIPRSWEKITEEQAINDTKQVISITMPPISVQVNMSVSTNQQMGHTS
- the LOC139968623 gene encoding interferon-induced very large GTPase 1-like isoform X1, with the protein product MNKDDGEIFPEDNETDEEDDDEDTNREDAHGPALSFTAFLLELGLKDKFPGRLSLEKLCHVKNPHMLKGNASVAELFWGKIGALDYRARSREFLKTCMLESKHELSVRDFVFAFLHCSDNFLRQDVLEKMSACQLAVPIILHGVESVNSTFLKWSLRRIVKEWKRINFTAVEHHIVTVPIFSVSFLRIGSIKNFSKSTVLNYLLGPLQGHHKFSYFVSKEEDSVRPKFSEGCVEGVWYLPTNSNGSEKLKWIIAIFNLRGDATAFPASTKFMCKASNVTIAFIAKRNKDRLKSASTTIRSYTKIHKFIMIDDERQSAPKTPQKWNKDCLHVRFLKIENLCEEICCTIIKYRKKCPDTDLRSLESLDEYCEGIDLEDDDESFRKARTSLKELFDLGNIADLAKFKETTFPLQSVWRDWVNIDKEPIKPSSESEKSVDLLLEEIKSKKVDKRKKQLDCGLSKPMEHFRKELNETGNDVERFGYFVSYLQEELRRMEDENVRENLDNIVKLEGAIEELDVCIKDKINAVDEDSDQSERDHEESDLRHRRQRLEKLRLKEAGEIRDKSFGWENFIRELGQWYEAHEELENITNEETNVLILPTHASSLLLNGHAIEIMDGDTGRIPLSWVSSVLTQLRAKLGDPPILVMCVVGVQSSGKSTLLNTMFGVQFPVRSGQCTKGLFLRVLKVADDFVDQLGVKFIFLIDSEGIQSQERISKDDIRFDNEIVTLVLCISDVTLLNIAGENVGPEMIGLLQIAAHALIRMKKVNLHSQCRIVQQRVSKVTAEKRNKVSMTQIESTLNKAIKEASKKEGFGSRYEQFSDVFDLRRGINGENVQYFPPLWTGAMSPPHEMYGHTVMSVKNSILNDVTDQKIKPQFTVSTFNQRIRDVWKAVKDEKFLFNFQDSIKAVDFDNLCMEVNVWIKQMKLDLIQTISLWRRKILNSHDNPEELVTNIQKELNKDLNSKKEHIHDSFSKYASEHPRKDFILSHKKSVDQQIVAAITEEKIQVMAVLGNDITTKKLQNDIPSAMAKLRTKLREDAELTASRLKSSQKHDLEKLFASNWNKWVKEQEKDFPRTVMSEEALIATCEDLLLSITMDMAISSGIENLLRKGGIKKHAVDNNWVDYFPTKGDSRHVEQWFQRNTNNLKGIIDECLMDMEERIYEKKFDANLLQCVLRDALQKLSLRRFSSEPHCLLKAKVMLHICGKLCDIALQRQREYEAENSFLALMENEKESLRKDFLAFCKSDDLAHRVIQVFQDILTPLAVSYVYDFLKEHVLQYILTHRPDNRSMNEFVLFNLIKQNCGLDYITYTRDPMKYLFSFLTTQTSILCCQMKGQNLTMRYQADDAVNSMINRLKEAVEHANIDIKDTKEAKHDSSLFKLWVHNFFRALNSNKISVRPEISKEPLSYNVQDLSFFIKEFTTFVKRDFGKIIMQQLNLPDSPNANGMKSFLRKSGLLDNILSFVSNTMCFEQCPLCGAPCENALPKGPKHGYHFALTHLPSGISGGKCQNTPHLETADCETRVGSEIAIYTYRGQQKRCKDYKNDFPSWRILPKIELLPRNQYYWKWVMKTHNEEIAKHYKCSPAIIPRSWEKITEEQAINDTKQVISITMPPISVQVNMSVSTNQQMGHTS